The DNA segment GGGGCTATAGGGGATGGTGTATGGGAGCTATAGGGGATGGAACATGGGGCTATAGGGAATGGAACATGGGGGCTATAGGGGATGGAACATGGGGCTATAGGGGATGGTGTATGGGAGCTATAGGGGATGGAACATGGGGCTATAGGGGATGGAACATGGGGCTATAGGGGGTGGAACATGGGGCTATAGGGGATGGAACATGGGGCTATAGGGGGTGGAACATGGGGCTATAGGGGGTGGAACATGGGGGCTATAGGGGATGGAACATGGGGCTATAGGGGATGGTGTATGGGAGCTATAGGGGATGGAACATGGGGGCTATAGGGCGTGGAACATGGGGCTATAGGGGGTGGTGTATGGGGCTATAGGGGGTGGTGTATGGGGCTATAGGGGATGGTATATGGGGGCTATAGGGGATGGAATATGGGGCTATAGAGGATGATATATGGGGGCTATAGAGAGTGGTGTATGGGAGCTATAGGGGACAGTATATGGGGCTATAGGGCATGGAACATGGGGCTATAGGGGATAAAAGGACAGGGGGCATGGGGCTATTGTGGATATGGGCTATAGGGGATGGGGGATATGAGTGCTATAGGGAACGAGGAATATGGTGTTATAGGGGCTATATGGGTCAGGGAATAAGGGGCTATAGGGACTAAACAGGACAGGGGATATGGGGCTATAGGAGACAGGGAGTTTGAGGACTACAGGGTACCCAGACTAGGGGGCTATAGGGAATATAGGGGACGGCGAGCATGGGGGCTATAAGGGACAGGAGTTACGAGGCTATAGCAGACATGGGGCATGAGGCTATAGGGGCCGGGGGCCATGGGGGCTATAGGGAGCCTATAGGAGCTGGCGCAGGCCCCAGGGGCCCATGGGGAGCTGCCCCACGGGGGCTGGAGAAGGACATTGGAGCCCATAGGAGCTGCAGAACACCTCGGGCACCTATAGTGCCACAGCCCCCCTGGAGCCAGCCCCACTGAGGGTCTATAGGGGAGGTGACACCAGTGTCCCCAAGGCCACCCTCAGCCCCTCGCCTCCTTCATCCTTTATTAAAGCCAGAGGGAGGggacatccccatccccacagagCACCAGCGTCCCCCCAATGGGGGGCAccaagggggggggggacggtGACACCCCAAAGggccacccccccccccaatgtcCCGGGGGGGGTCAGGGCTGCTCCGGGCTGAGGCCACACGTTGTCCCCACCGGTGGTGGCACCGCGTAGACCAAgggctcctcctcctcctccccacagaTGATGGTGACGGCAGCGGGAGGCGGCAGCTCCGGCTGCAGGCAGGACACTGGGGGGCCCTGCGGGGACACCATAGGGCAGGACATTGGGGGGCCCTGCGGGGGACACCATAGGGGCAGGACATTGGGGTGACACCCTGTGGACAGGACATAGGGGTCCCCAAAGGATAAGGGAAGGACATTGGGGTGACAGCATAGGGGCAGGACACTGGGGGGCCCAAGGGATAAGGACATTGGGGTGACACCATAGGGGCAGGAGATTGGGGGCCCCTGGCAGTGATACCATAGGGGCAGGACATTGGGGGGCCCAAGGGATAAGGCCCTGGGGGTGACACCATAGGGCAGGACATTGGGGTCCCCAAGGGATAAGAACATTGGGGTTCCTTGGGGACAGGACATTGGGGTCCTCATGGGATAAGGACATGGGGGTCCCCTAGGGATAAGGACACTGGGATGGCACCATGAGGGCAGGACAGTGGGGTCCCCAAGGGATAAGAACTTTGGGGTGCCTTGGGGACAGGACATTGGGGTCCCCTAGGGACAGGACAGAGGGGTCCCCAAGGGATAAGGACACTGGGGTGACACCATAGGGGCAGGACATTGGGGGGCCCAAGGGATAAGAACATTGGGGCCCCTTGGCAACAGGACATTGGGGTCCTCATGGGATAAGGGCATTGGGGTCCCCTGGGAATAAGGACATTGGGGTCCCCTGGGGGCAGGACAGAGGGGTCCCCAAAGGATAAGGACACCGGGGTGACACCACAGGGGCAGGACATTGGGGTCCCTTGGGGACAGGACATTGGGGTCCCCAAGGGATATGGACATTGGGGTGACACCATGAGGGCAGGACACTGGGGTGCTCAAGGGATAAGAACATTGGGGTCCCTTGGGGACAGGACATTGGGGTCCTCATGGGATAAGGACATTGGGGTCCCCTGGGGATAAGAACACTGGGGTGACACCATGAGGGCAGGACACTGTGGTCCTCATAGGATAAGTACATTGGGGACTCCTGGGAATAAGGACATTGGGGTCCCCTAGGGGCAGGACAGAGGAGTCCCCAAGGGATAAGGGCACTGGGGTGGCACCATAGAGGCAGGACATTGGGGTCCCCAAGGGATAAGAACATTGGGGTCCCTTGGCGACAGGACATTGGGGTCCTTAGGGGATAAGGACATAGGGGTCCCCTGGGAATAAGGACACTGGGGTGACACAATAGGGGCAGGGCATTGGGGTCCCCAAGGGATATGGACATTGGGGACCCCTTGGGGCAGGACACTGGGGTTCCCCCTGAGGTGCCCCCCCCTTCCCCGTGTCCCCCCTTGTCACCTACCCCCCCGGGCCTGTCCTCGCGGCGCAGCCGCTCCACCAAGCCCTCCATGGCCTCCAGGCGGGCGCGGTGGCGCCGGTGCCGCTGCTGCAGCACCTtcaccttcctctgcagcaccagcGCCACGGCCACCAGCTCCTGGGTGCTCAGCTCCACCGGGGCCACCACCGCGGGGCCACCGGGGGCCGCCGGGTGCTCCTCGGGCTGCggcgctggagcaggctccgCAGGGACAAGGGGCTGATGCGGTGGCACCGGCTCCGCGCCGCTCGCTGCGAGGGGCTCCTCAGGCCGGGTGGTGCTGGAAGGGCGCTggtccgggggggggggggggggggggaaacagcCCAAAATGACCCGTTGCTGGAGGGTCTCGtaagggggagggaggagaaggggcaaTGATGGAGTTTTCACCCCAAAAAGGCTCCTCCTGACCCCTCGGGGGGACCCCACCAACCCCCAAGAGCTTTAATCCCTCCTGAGGGGGCTTCAGAACCTTCCCCGCTCCTCGAGCCCCTTCGGGGAAGCTCCTGCACCCTCCCAGGGGGCGTTTCGGACCGTTTGGACCCTCCCAGGGGGCGTTTCGGACCGCTTGAGGCCCTTCCAGGGCGGTCTTAGACCATTCGGAGCCCTTCCAGGGCCGTTTGGAGCCCTCCCAGGCGTTTCGGACCGTTTTGGACCCTCCCAGGGGGCGTTTCGGACCGTTTGACACCCTCCCAGGGGGCGTTTCGGACCGTTTGACACCCTCCCAGGGGGCGTTTCGGACCCTTTGGGACCTCCCAGGGGGCGTTTCGGACCCTTTGGGACCTCCCAGGGCAGTGTTAGACCATTCGGAGCCCTTCCAGGGCCGTTTGGAGCCCTCCCAGGGGCGTTTCGGACCGTTTTGGACCCTCCCAAGCGGTGTTTTGGACCGTTTGGAGCCCTCCCAGGGGCGTTTCGGGCCGTTTTGGACTCTCCCGGGGGCGTTTCGGACCGTTTTGCACCCTCCCAGGGCTGTTTTAGACCGTTTGAGGCCCTTCCAGGGCCGTTTTGGACCATTTCGGGCTCTTCCAGGGCCGTTTTGGACCGTTTGAAGCCCTGGGTGGGGGGCTGTCTCACCGGGGGGGCGCAGGGGAAGATGGTGGGCACGGCATCGGGGCGCAGGTACCGCACACCCCAGCGGTACTGGAAGCAGGAGGGCTCGAAGTGGTcgctgcagaggtgctggtgcCGGGTGGGCACCCAGTTCTCCTGCCCCATCCGCTCCAGCCATTGCCGCAGGCGCGGCGCGTCCTGCAGCGGGAAcctgggggggacacaggggtCGGGGGGGGGCCCAGCACCCACAAACAGCATCCAGGACCGAGGTCCCAGCACCGGGGCCCGGCCCTCAGAACCAAGGTCCCGGCACCCAGCACCGGGTCACAGGACCCAGAATGGGTGTCCCAGCACCCAGGTTCCAGCACCCAGAACCACGACCTAGCACCCAGCACCGAGGTCCCAGCACCCAGGCCCCGGCACCCAGCACCGAGGTCCCGGCACCCAGGTCCCAGCACCGAGGGCCTGGCCCCCAGCATCGAGGTCCCAGGACCAGGACCCGGGATCCAGCACCGGGTCCCCCAGCAGCCACCACCGAGGTCCCAGCCCTCAGCACCGGGTCCCGGCTCTCAGCACCGAGGTCCCGGCACCCAGCACCGGGGTCCCGGCGCCCAGCACCGGGACCCGGCACCGAGGTCCCAGCCCCCCGCACCAGGACCCAGCACCCAGGTCCCAGCACCGAGTTCCCGGCACCCAGTACCGGGACCCGGCACCCAGCACCGAGGTCCCGGCACCCAGCACGGAGTCCCAGCACCAGATCCCAGCCCCCGCCCGGGGTCCCAGcccccgccccgggcccggCGGGCGGTACCGGTAGAAGCTGACGCCTCTCGCCGCCGTCCGCGCCTGTCCCGCCGCATTGGAGCACCGGGGAGCGCGGCACGACTTGGGCATCCCCGGCGCCCGCCGCTACGTAAGGCGGCGGCAACGTGCCGCGTCAGCACGCAGGGCCGTTGCCGTAGCAACGCTTGCTACGTCGTGGCAACGGGGCTTGGAAGCGGGATGCGCCCAGCCGGGACGGCGCCGCTGGACCGTGATGCGTCCGGTTGCTCCCGACGTTAATAACGTTCATGTCCCGTTGGTCCCGAGGCCGTTCGCAACCCGCGGGGCCTGAAGTGCGGCCGCGGGACTCGAACCCGCGGACCCCGGGtgatgggcagagcaggggctgtggTCAAGCGCCGCCCCGCCCCTCTGCTGAGGGAGCACGGCGTTGATTGGTAGGCATCCGCAGGGCGGAGCCTAACTCCGCTTTGCCGCGCTGCTATTGGTGGTGAGCGGTGAGCGACGTGAGCGCTGGCCAATGGGGAGGCGCGGCCGGGTTTCGGCGCGCTGTTCGGGGCCGGAGCGCGGAGCCatggcggcgggcggcggggccgggccggggcatGAGGCGCCTCCGGTGCGGCGGCGATCGCGGCAGCAGGGCCCGGGCGAGGCGGTCAGGGCCGGGGCTTGGGCAGGGGCCGGGCTTGGGGCTCCAGAGCGGGCGGGGCTTGTGGGGGGAgtgaggggctgggagggggggcAGCCCATGGGTGCCCGGTGCTGCCCCGGGGCCACCCTTGGGCCCCCCCGCGCCCCACAGCCGCGGGTCCCCCCGCTCCCACCCCGTAGGTGGCGCTGGAGaaggtgctgggcatcaccacGCAGAGCAGCAGCGGCCTGGCCTGCGACCCGGCCTCGGGGCTGCTCGCCTACCCCGCAGGGTGAGCACCCATGGGAGCCCATGGGCACCCCTCTGcacccacaccccccccccccgagcacCCAGATCGGGTGGAACATCCCCTCTTCCCGTGCAGGTGCGTTGTTGTCATCCTGAACCCCCGGGACAACAGCCAGAGACACCtcctgaacacttccaggtaCCCCCAAACACCGCCGGGTACCCCCAAACATCTCCTGAACACCTCCGGGTACCCCCAAACACCTCCTGAACACCTCCGGGTACCCCCAAACACCTCCAGGTACCCCCCAAACACCTCCAGGTACCCCCCCAAACACCTCCCGAACACCTCCAGGTACCCCCAACACCTCCCAAACACCTCCAGGTACCCCCAAACACCTCCTGAACACCTGCAGGTACCCCCCAAACACCTCCTGAACACCTTTGGGTACCCCCAAACACCTCCAGGTACCCCCCAAACACCTCCAGGTACCCCCCCAAACACCTCCCGAACACCTCCAGGtaccccccaaacacccccgggtacccccaaccccccccatTCACCCTCTCCTATCACAACCTGCCTTTTCCCTCCGGAACAACCCCAGTGGTTCCAGAATTCCCACTGTTTCCCAGGAACCCCCTGAGCTCCTTGGCCTTCTCTCCCGACGGGAAGCTCCTGGTCACGGGCGAGGTGGGCACCACTTGCTTCCAGCCACCTCCACCCTGATCCcgctgggatggagcagccgGAATCCTTCATCCCAACCTTCCCGAGGCTTCCCCATCCCATCGGATGGGATAGAAGGGGGAAGCTCCCACCACAAGCCAGCGCTTCCCATGGCAGAGCGGGCACCATCCGGCCGTCCGCGTGTGGGACGTGGAGCAACGGAGCCAGCTCGCAGCCCTGCACGGCCACAAGCACAGCGTGCCTTGCGTCACCTTCTCGCCCAGCACCAAGCTCCTGGTGTCCATAGGGTCCCCCCAGGACATGGTGGTCAACGTATGGGACTGGAAGGTGGGTTCCAACCCCACGGAGATGGCTTCAAGCAGCTCTTTGGGCTCTTCACACTTGTGGCGTAGGAGCCAACCGGTGTCTCCTTTCCTGAGCAGAAAGGTTCTCTGGTGGCCTCCAACAAGGTGTCCTGCAAAGTGGTGGCTGTGGCCTTCTCCGAGGACAACTACTTTGTCACTGTGGGGCAGCGCCACGTCAAGTTCTGGTACCTGGAGGCCTCGAGGGAGCTGAAGGTGAGGAGATGCTCTTTGCCAGCGTCATTCCGTAGGGATCCAGCTCAGCTGAGGGTGGGAATCCCGGTGCTGAAGGGGTGGGAATGGCTGGGTCTGGGTGAAGAACTGAGGAATGGGAAGATTTCATCCCCAGGTCCATGCAAAAGCCGTGAGTCCATGTCTCCGTGTTTGCCTgcatcccatgtccccatcccatgtccccatccctgtgtccctgtaCCAATCCCTGTACCCAGGCCACGGTTGTATCCCATGTCTCCACCCCAcatccatgtccccatcccatgtcCTCAGCCCTATCCCATCCTTGTCCCCCTGTGCTAtctccatgtccccatcacCATATCCCTGTCCCCAATCCCATATCCATGTCCCCATCCTGTGTCCTCAGCCCTATCCCATCCTTGTCCCCCTGTGCTatctccatgtccccatcccatatccatgtccccatcccatgtcCTCAGCCCTACCCCATCCTTGTCCCCCTGTGctatccccatgtccccatccccatatccatgtccccatccccatatccatgtccccatcccatatccgtgtccccatcccatgtcCTCAGCCCTACCCCATCCTTGTCCCCCTGTGctatccccatgtccccatccccatatcctcatccccatcccatccctgtgtccccatgaTGTCCCCATGTTCCCCCACCCTTCCTGGTCCCGCTGAATGGCAGAGGGTTGGGATCAATGGAGGAGAACCCAGTTGGAAGCCTGGAGctggtgttccccagggatcaAGAGTGGGTCTGGTCTAATCTGACCTAAAGGGACTCCAGGAGACCTGGAGGGGCCTTTGGACACGGGATGGGGGGATGGGGTGAGGAGATAGTGGAAGAGATGGATGGGATATGGGGAGGAAGCTCTTCACCGTGACGTTGGGATGGGTTGAACGGAGAAGGTTTGGCTGCTCCATCACCATCAAGACCAAGTTGGAGCAACCCATTATCCCCATTGGaactgctgctctccagctccttcccaacccatcccatgaCCTCATGATCTGGGTGGTTTGGGAACACCGGGGCCACCCATTGCAGGGCAACGCGACGGTGCCGCTGGTGGGACGCTCGGGGCTCCTGGGGGAGCTCCATGACAACACCTTCTGCGGCGTCGCCTGTGGCCAAGGCCCCACGTTGGGCAGCACCTTCTGCATCTCCTCCTcggggctgctctgcagcttcagcagcaggagggtgctgcaggcacagctccaCCTGCGGGTGAGGAACCCCCCAAGAACCCCTGCGGGGGAAGGCCAGGGGCTGGGGGTCACCATCGGTGGTTCTATGGGCTGGGGGTCACCAGCACTGGTCCCATGGGCTGGGGGTCACCATCAGTGGTTCTATGGGCTGGGGGTCTCCATCACCGGCCCCATGGGCTGGGGGTCACCAGCACTGGTTCTATGGGCTGGGGGTCACCATTGGTGTTTCCATGGGCTGGGGGTCTCCATCACTGGTTCTATGGGCTGGGGGTCACCATCAGTGGTCTCATGTGCTGGGGGTCACCATCACTGGTTCTATGGGCTGGGGGTCCCCATCACTGGTTCTATGGGCTGGGGGTCACCATTGGTGTTTCCATGGGCTGGGGGTCTCCATCACTGGTTCTATGGGCTGGGGGTCACCATCAGTGGTCTCATGTGCTGGGGGTCACCATCACTGGTTCTATGGGCTGGGGGTCCCCATTGGTGGCCCCATGGGCTGGGGGTCCCCATCGGTGGTCCCATGGGCTGGGGGTCTCCATCACTGGTTCTATGGGCTGGGGGTCACCATCGGTGGTTCTACGGGCTGGGGGTCCCCATCGGTGGCCCCATGGGCTGGGGGTCACCATCGGTGGCCCCATGGGCTGGGGGTCGCCATCACTGGTTCCATGGGCTGGGGGTCACCATTGGTGGTTCTATGGGCTGGGGGTCCCCATCACTGGTCCCATGGGCTGGGGGTCACCATCACTGGCCCCATGGGCTGGGGGTCACCAGCACTGGTTCTATGGGCTCAGGGTCTCCATCACTGATTCTATGGGCTGGGGGTCACCATTGGTGTTTCCATGGGCTGGGGGTCTCCATCACCGGCCCCATGGGCTGGGGGTCACCATCGGTGGCCCCATGGGCTGGGGGTCACCATCACTGGTTCTATGGGCTGGGGGTCACCATCGGTGGTTCTACGGGCTGGGGGTCCCCATCGGTGGCCCCATGGGCTGGGGGTCCCCATTGGTGGCCCCATGGGCTGGGGGTCCCCATCACCGGTCCCACGGGCTGGGGGTCCCCGTCGGTGGTTGCAGGTGTCAATGGGGAcctgcctgtgcctggctgaggagctgctgttctgcGGCGGCAGCAACGGCTCCGTGAGGGTTCTCCGGGCTCGGGACATGG comes from the Strigops habroptila isolate Jane unplaced genomic scaffold, bStrHab1.2.pri NW_022045628.1_ctg1, whole genome shotgun sequence genome and includes:
- the THAP8 gene encoding THAP domain-containing protein 8 isoform X1, with the protein product MPKSCRAPRCSNAAGQARTAARGVSFYRFPLQDAPRLRQWLERMGQENWVPTRHQHLCSDHFEPSCFQYRWGVRYLRPDAVPTIFPCAPPRPSSTTRPEEPLAASGAEPVPPHQPLVPAEPAPAPQPEEHPAAPGGPAVVAPVELSTQELVAVALVLQRKVKVLQQRHRRHRARLEAMEGLVERLRREDRPGGGPPMSCPMVSPQGPPVSCLQPELPPPAAVTIICGEEEEEPLVYAVPPPVGTTCGLSPEQP
- the THAP8 gene encoding THAP domain-containing protein 8 isoform X2; its protein translation is MPKSCRAPRCSNAAGQARTAARGVSFYRFPLQDAPRLRQWLERMGQENWVPTRHQHLCSDHFEPSCFQYRWGVRYLRPDAVPTIFPCAPPRPSSTTRPEEPLAASGAEPVPPHQPLVPAEPAPAPQPEEHPAAPGGPAVVAPVELSTQELVAVALVLQRKVKVLQQRHRRHRARLEAMEGLVERLRREDRPGGGPPVSCLQPELPPPAAVTIICGEEEEEPLVYAVPPPVGTTCGLSPEQP